From Pseudoalteromonas rubra, one genomic window encodes:
- a CDS encoding porin, with protein sequence MKLKYTLLVTALASTTLHAEVNISGFASMTGGQVLSGSGVPQFGLEPTFLADYPIVSAYKEDLSFSPESLIGLQISSDLGEGLSVTGQIVARGANDYDAEFEWAYASYEINDNWTFQVGKKRLPLFYYSDFYDVGYAYVWMRAPADNYTWQIFNYEGANLLYSGAIGDWGISANVYTGREDDTENKLLSEFFFQTPTREIWEDILGGVVQLSYDWLELRVTHMRYTNKRFRNGEPELWNGKDSRDGKFYGLAANADFGNVFILTEFNRLDLDGDLDTYMISAGYRFDTITPYIMYSNFEQKNGDDPEKHDTRAVGVRWDFHPSAAFKVQYDKVEDDSTALAVAGDSESLTFGVDLVF encoded by the coding sequence ATGAAACTAAAATATACTCTCTTGGTCACAGCGTTAGCATCAACGACACTTCATGCCGAGGTCAACATATCTGGGTTCGCCAGTATGACAGGTGGCCAGGTGTTAAGTGGGTCGGGTGTCCCTCAGTTTGGTCTGGAACCTACTTTTCTGGCTGACTATCCCATCGTGAGCGCTTATAAAGAGGATTTATCCTTTTCGCCTGAATCCCTGATTGGGTTGCAGATCAGCAGCGACCTGGGTGAAGGCTTGAGCGTTACAGGTCAAATTGTCGCCAGGGGTGCCAATGATTACGACGCAGAATTTGAATGGGCCTATGCCTCATACGAAATAAACGACAACTGGACATTTCAGGTCGGTAAAAAGCGTTTACCTTTGTTTTACTACTCTGATTTTTATGATGTTGGGTATGCGTATGTGTGGATGCGCGCCCCTGCCGACAATTATACCTGGCAGATATTTAATTATGAAGGTGCCAACCTGCTGTACAGCGGTGCAATCGGAGATTGGGGCATTTCTGCCAACGTATACACAGGGCGCGAAGACGACACCGAAAACAAACTCTTGTCTGAATTCTTCTTCCAAACCCCTACCAGGGAGATTTGGGAAGATATTTTGGGCGGTGTGGTACAGCTCAGCTATGACTGGCTCGAATTGCGAGTCACCCACATGCGCTATACCAACAAACGTTTTCGCAATGGTGAACCTGAGCTTTGGAACGGCAAAGACAGCCGAGATGGTAAGTTTTATGGTCTCGCCGCCAATGCAGATTTTGGCAATGTCTTTATCTTAACTGAGTTTAACCGGCTGGACCTCGATGGTGACTTAGATACTTACATGATCAGTGCTGGCTACCGATTCGATACCATCACCCCATATATTATGTATTCCAACTTTGAACAAAAAAATGGAGACGATCCGGAGAAGCATGACACTCGTGCCGTCGGGGTTAGATGGGACTTCCATCCTTCCGCAGCCTTCAAAGTACAATATGACAAAGTAGAAGATGATTCGACTGCACTGGCAGTAGCAGGCGACAGTGAATCACTCACTTTTGGTGTTGATTTGGTTTTTTAG
- a CDS encoding phosphate ABC transporter substrate-binding protein: protein MKAIIFTGLIGLSSSCWAVDVVVHPSNTAALDKNQIEQIFLGKLKTFNGAGKAVPVSQSDTSAASEEFYSKVIGRSASQLKAYWSKLLFTGKGQPPKKLANDQEVLDMVKGDASIIGYVTSGSADDSVRVIASF from the coding sequence ATGAAAGCGATTATATTTACGGGCTTGATTGGCTTGTCTTCTTCATGCTGGGCTGTTGATGTCGTTGTCCATCCCTCAAATACGGCTGCGTTAGACAAGAATCAGATAGAGCAAATATTTTTGGGTAAGTTAAAAACCTTTAATGGTGCCGGTAAAGCCGTGCCAGTCAGTCAGTCCGATACAAGTGCTGCCAGTGAAGAGTTCTACAGCAAGGTGATCGGTCGCAGTGCCAGCCAGTTAAAAGCCTACTGGTCTAAGCTCTTGTTTACAGGTAAAGGGCAACCGCCAAAAAAACTGGCCAATGACCAGGAAGTGTTGGATATGGTGAAAGGAGACGCCAGTATTATCGGCTATGTCACCAGTGGCAGTGCGGATGACAGTGTCAGGGTCATCGCGTCTTTTTAA
- a CDS encoding lytic polysaccharide monooxygenase: protein MKYNKTLSALAVGMTLAAANQALAHGYMDFPKARQAICQEQGGFWWPKDGSKIPNAACRAAFLKSGHVQFIQKHEFAANTAHFNDQSAVEANIPDGTLCHAGDKNKAGMGLPSTDWQTTPVTVDSQGQVKIRYRATTPHNPSFWQFYLTKPGVDFKNKALSWADLELVQSHGNIDFFIAPDGKRYYEMKVAIPERFSGDAILYSRWQRDDVVGEGFYNCSDITIVRGAEPQPPQSWHNAGYYLRQGQQAHVGDTVWVRVFDTNGKELIQEKLTITEPHHNNWPEYFATQLNEAFASLIRIGIKDEHGNIHFDATSLASNQVFVTDQTHSFNLSVVAKPANTPPTVHPPAILTVKEGQSAHLHVHAFDDQQSTLYFDWQLPAQISYTGTGSTITVTAPQVDKDTQFSGKVTVSDGQLSTSVNVVIAVTNQDTTQTPPDSDAWQADKVYTGGDIVSFNGSQYRAKWWVRGQRPDSSHAWERIASPSEPQDQWQASVAYAGGAVVRYQGQRYQARWWTRGQQPGKHNVWKKL from the coding sequence ATGAAATATAATAAAACCCTATCGGCTCTTGCCGTGGGGATGACCTTGGCTGCTGCCAATCAGGCATTGGCGCACGGCTATATGGACTTTCCCAAGGCCCGTCAGGCGATTTGTCAGGAGCAGGGCGGATTTTGGTGGCCAAAAGATGGTTCCAAGATCCCCAATGCAGCCTGCCGCGCCGCATTTTTGAAATCTGGTCATGTACAGTTTATTCAAAAACATGAATTCGCTGCCAATACGGCACATTTTAACGATCAAAGCGCGGTTGAGGCGAATATTCCTGATGGCACTTTGTGTCATGCCGGCGATAAAAACAAAGCGGGCATGGGTTTACCCTCAACAGACTGGCAGACAACCCCAGTAACGGTCGACAGTCAGGGGCAAGTTAAAATTCGTTATCGGGCGACAACGCCACACAATCCCAGCTTTTGGCAGTTTTATCTGACCAAGCCGGGTGTTGATTTTAAAAACAAAGCACTTAGCTGGGCTGATCTCGAACTGGTACAAAGCCATGGCAATATCGACTTTTTTATAGCTCCCGATGGTAAACGTTACTACGAGATGAAAGTCGCAATTCCCGAGCGCTTTTCGGGTGATGCGATCCTTTACAGTCGCTGGCAGCGGGACGATGTAGTCGGAGAAGGTTTTTACAACTGTAGTGACATTACCATTGTCAGGGGAGCAGAACCTCAGCCACCACAAAGCTGGCATAACGCCGGGTACTATCTGCGTCAGGGGCAGCAAGCGCATGTTGGCGATACAGTTTGGGTGCGCGTGTTCGACACCAATGGTAAAGAGTTGATCCAGGAAAAGCTCACTATTACTGAGCCTCATCACAATAACTGGCCTGAGTATTTTGCGACTCAGCTCAATGAGGCGTTTGCTTCGCTGATCCGTATTGGTATAAAGGATGAGCATGGCAATATTCACTTTGATGCAACCAGTCTGGCGAGTAATCAGGTTTTCGTCACTGATCAGACGCATAGCTTTAATCTCAGTGTGGTGGCTAAACCAGCCAATACACCGCCTACGGTACACCCCCCAGCAATACTGACCGTAAAAGAAGGGCAAAGTGCTCATTTGCATGTGCATGCTTTCGATGATCAGCAAAGCACACTGTATTTCGACTGGCAGCTACCGGCTCAGATCAGTTACACCGGAACCGGCTCAACCATCACGGTCACGGCCCCACAGGTTGATAAAGACACGCAGTTTAGTGGCAAGGTCACCGTCTCCGACGGACAGCTAAGCACCTCAGTCAATGTGGTTATTGCGGTGACTAATCAGGATACCACTCAAACACCACCCGATAGTGACGCCTGGCAGGCGGATAAGGTTTATACCGGTGGAGACATTGTGAGCTTTAACGGGAGTCAATACCGGGCCAAGTGGTGGGTTCGCGGACAGCGGCCAGACAGCAGCCATGCCTGGGAGCGCATAGCATCACCTTCTGAACCTCAAGACCAATGGCAAGCCTCAGTGGCTTACGCGGGGGGGGCTGTTGTGCGTTACCAGGGTCAACGTTATCAGGCCCGTTGGTGGACCCGTGGTCAGCAACCAGGCAAGCACAATGTGTGGAAAAAACTATAA
- a CDS encoding substrate-binding periplasmic protein — MRMGGSPDAPPISYAIHEDKLRGIGFDFVRQVLPAHTQIEITKPMPWLRAIQWARDGHIDMLVGLQSADYPREWFTYLEPALTTSAHSVFYRRKETSLTSMAELIPLRGATLRSEKSATQSHTGFDLTQLTLTTADSVEKALKMLSMKRIDYFIAPQWQAISSWLNLYSAQALPLAMLPEPVHINPVYLVLSNQSACLPINQSWKPQS, encoded by the coding sequence ATGCGCATGGGAGGTAGTCCGGATGCCCCGCCGATAAGTTACGCTATCCATGAAGACAAGTTGCGTGGCATTGGCTTTGATTTTGTACGACAAGTTTTACCTGCACACACGCAAATTGAAATCACTAAACCCATGCCCTGGCTGAGGGCAATACAATGGGCCAGAGACGGTCACATTGACATGCTGGTTGGGCTGCAAAGTGCTGACTACCCGCGTGAGTGGTTTACCTATCTGGAACCTGCCTTAACCACCTCAGCCCACAGTGTTTTTTATCGACGTAAAGAGACCTCTCTAACTAGCATGGCAGAGCTGATCCCGCTCAGAGGCGCGACCTTGCGCAGCGAAAAATCAGCTACTCAGAGTCACACAGGCTTTGATCTGACTCAGCTTACCCTCACAACAGCAGACAGCGTCGAAAAAGCACTAAAAATGCTGTCCATGAAACGTATCGATTACTTTATTGCGCCTCAGTGGCAGGCCATTAGTAGCTGGCTGAACCTCTACAGCGCGCAAGCTCTACCACTGGCTATGCTCCCGGAGCCCGTGCATATCAATCCTGTTTACTTAGTGCTTTCTAACCAAAGCGCCTGCCTACCTATAAATCAGAGCTGGAAGCCGCAATCATAA
- a CDS encoding methyl-accepting chemotaxis protein, which yields MHWFKNLPLFYKISLIVALSVSVFTANLLINFFAFQNTQKELLLLERQIYKTVQLSTINSVLIRRADELFSQAVSFADNDVMNQALQTVQGLRANLDELRVLDVENSTLIRNQLEVIAEYKTLSERLAQGMINNTIDFSTLPTLAKQKSDLFEKAENGLTAYQKSVDELFQSTIKKAYESGNDGLWLSIQSGVVLTILLVIVALSVARNISFTANELRSSLSELADGHGDLNQRIEVLGDDELGRTALNFNKFMDTLTTAINGVMSVSQPLLDTSEKLVHSTEKVRRVTDQQSAQAAQTQQSINELIQSIDSISDSASAANTAAHETEQEAHNGLSAVTDTIANSKELNQQIGEAAEAVNDLAKGTGNVSSILDVISSIAEQTNLLALNAAIEAARAGEQGRGFAVVADEVRTLASRTGDATTEIRTMLDSLQNAAERSVKMMSQADEQASSNESRALKAGQALEEIQSKIANITLMNNQIASATEQQSSVAAQVADTIEKMNEGQKQVNASFTDLDDVSHRLHQASDRLVSATSQFKL from the coding sequence ATGCATTGGTTTAAAAACCTACCACTGTTTTACAAAATAAGTTTGATTGTTGCTCTGTCTGTCTCCGTATTTACTGCTAACCTGCTCATCAATTTCTTTGCCTTTCAGAACACTCAAAAAGAGCTCTTACTGCTAGAACGGCAAATTTACAAAACGGTTCAACTGTCCACAATTAACAGTGTTCTCATCCGCCGGGCTGACGAGCTTTTCAGTCAGGCGGTTTCGTTTGCAGATAACGATGTCATGAATCAAGCCTTGCAAACAGTGCAAGGCCTGAGAGCAAACCTCGATGAACTGCGTGTGTTAGATGTTGAGAACAGTACACTGATCAGAAACCAGCTTGAAGTCATTGCCGAATACAAAACTCTGTCTGAGCGGCTCGCACAAGGCATGATCAATAACACCATTGATTTCAGTACGCTTCCCACGCTTGCGAAACAAAAATCAGACCTGTTTGAAAAAGCAGAAAACGGCCTTACTGCCTACCAGAAAAGTGTCGACGAGTTGTTTCAAAGTACCATCAAAAAGGCATATGAAAGCGGTAACGACGGTTTGTGGCTATCAATTCAGTCAGGCGTGGTTTTGACGATTCTGCTGGTGATTGTGGCACTGTCCGTTGCTCGCAATATCAGCTTCACTGCCAATGAATTACGCAGCTCGTTAAGTGAACTGGCAGATGGGCATGGTGACTTAAATCAGCGTATTGAAGTACTAGGTGACGATGAGCTTGGCCGCACAGCGCTCAACTTTAACAAGTTTATGGATACGCTCACCACAGCAATCAATGGTGTTATGTCCGTTTCACAACCACTCCTTGATACCTCGGAAAAGCTGGTACACAGCACTGAAAAAGTAAGAAGAGTGACAGATCAGCAATCAGCCCAGGCGGCGCAAACACAACAGTCGATTAATGAACTCATTCAGTCCATAGACAGCATTAGCGACTCTGCATCTGCGGCGAACACCGCTGCGCATGAAACAGAGCAAGAAGCACATAATGGCCTCTCAGCGGTAACCGATACCATAGCTAATTCAAAAGAGCTTAACCAACAGATTGGCGAAGCGGCAGAGGCGGTCAATGATCTTGCAAAAGGCACTGGCAATGTATCATCCATTTTAGACGTGATCAGTTCAATCGCTGAGCAAACCAACCTGCTGGCACTCAATGCAGCCATCGAGGCTGCCCGGGCTGGTGAACAAGGCCGGGGCTTTGCGGTGGTTGCCGATGAAGTACGTACGCTCGCCTCGCGCACAGGTGATGCCACGACAGAAATACGCACAATGCTCGACTCACTGCAAAATGCTGCTGAGCGCAGCGTTAAAATGATGAGCCAGGCCGATGAACAGGCAAGCAGCAACGAATCCAGAGCGCTAAAAGCCGGGCAGGCATTAGAAGAGATCCAAAGTAAAATCGCCAATATTACGCTAATGAACAACCAAATTGCATCTGCAACAGAACAACAGAGCTCTGTGGCTGCTCAGGTTGCCGATACGATTGAAAAGATGAATGAAGGACAGAAACAGGTTAACGCGTCCTTCACTGACCTGGATGATGTTTCTCACAGACTGCATCAGGCTTCTGATCGGTTAGTGTCAGCGACCAGTCAGTTCAAACTCTAG
- a CDS encoding glycosyl hydrolase family 18 protein, which translates to MFNYLISAAAVASALSVATAVAAPSTPSINWKPQNYSFVDVNIYGRGSYKQLIQAKEVVDIAIEWNAWSGKGGDSYKVYFDDKVVNEGQLAKGTTSGVIRFPYHKSGRHELRISLCDASGCATSASKPIVIADTDGGHLEPLKLNVNPNNKQYDTDPNTVVGAYFVEWGIYGRNFDVTQLPTDNLTHLLYGFIPICGPNDSLAEIENGNSLRALKLACGSSEDYEVVIHDPWAAVQKALPGISSKDPIRGTYAQLMALKQRNPDLKILPSVGGWTLSDPFFDFTDKANRDTFVRSMREFLTTWKFYDGVDIDWEFPGGDGAHPDLGASTDGETYVLLMKELRVMLDELEAQTGRDYELTSAIGTGWDKIEDVDYRDAAQYMDYIFAMTYDFYGGWNNETGHQTGIYCGSHLSSDECQGNGLDEQGKARKGPAYTLDNAIQLLLKQGVPSEKLVVGAAMYGRGWEGVYPNNAQIADNPMTAPANGKLRGSTSQGVWEAGVIDYKGLKAHMIGRDELGINGFEVGYDTTAEAAYVWNRDTGTLVTYDSPRSVRAKGQYVREHNLGGLFAWEIDADDGDILNAMHEGLAGKVTEPVPVNKAPVVTMLPNLTLAAGDIYILTADARDPEGKALTYRWSGDAQLNLQSEYDSVIVTAPNITQDAVYTVNLQVSDGVNQVQRQVKVLVKAPVVENKAPIVGNIASISLDEKSSKTLTVSATDPEGKVLSYRWNVPGHAISGQGASVTLNASEVDKTQTVTGTVTVSDGVHEVQRQFNVTVKNLAETPEPTPGDGKTTWDANTVYVGGDKVFYKGVEYRARWWTRGATPSNGGVWQEIIPDDGKVRAWRSDLVYTGGDKVSHGGETWQARWWTRGQTPGTNGVWRKL; encoded by the coding sequence ATGTTTAACTATTTGATCAGTGCGGCTGCGGTCGCATCAGCTTTATCAGTAGCGACAGCTGTCGCCGCACCATCAACCCCGAGCATCAACTGGAAACCGCAAAATTACTCGTTCGTTGACGTCAACATTTACGGCAGAGGCTCCTACAAACAGCTGATCCAGGCCAAAGAGGTGGTCGATATCGCCATCGAATGGAATGCCTGGTCGGGCAAAGGAGGGGACAGCTACAAAGTGTACTTTGATGACAAGGTGGTTAATGAAGGGCAGTTGGCGAAAGGCACCACCAGCGGGGTGATCCGTTTCCCTTATCATAAATCAGGCCGTCATGAATTGCGCATTTCATTGTGTGATGCGTCCGGTTGCGCCACCTCTGCCAGTAAGCCCATCGTAATTGCCGATACCGATGGTGGGCACCTGGAACCACTCAAGCTGAACGTCAACCCCAATAACAAGCAGTATGACACAGACCCAAATACTGTGGTGGGTGCCTATTTTGTCGAGTGGGGCATATACGGCCGAAACTTTGATGTAACCCAGCTCCCGACGGATAACCTGACTCACCTGTTGTATGGCTTCATTCCTATTTGTGGGCCGAATGACTCGCTGGCAGAAATTGAAAATGGCAATAGTCTGCGCGCGTTAAAGTTGGCGTGTGGCAGCTCTGAAGACTATGAAGTGGTGATCCACGACCCCTGGGCTGCGGTGCAAAAAGCCCTGCCGGGGATCAGCAGTAAAGATCCAATTCGCGGTACCTACGCGCAATTAATGGCGCTTAAACAGCGTAACCCGGACCTGAAGATATTACCTTCGGTGGGGGGCTGGACTTTATCCGATCCCTTCTTTGACTTTACCGACAAAGCGAATCGCGACACCTTTGTCAGGTCAATGCGCGAGTTCCTGACAACCTGGAAATTCTATGATGGTGTGGATATAGACTGGGAATTCCCGGGCGGTGATGGTGCCCACCCAGACTTAGGCGCAAGCACGGATGGTGAAACCTATGTGTTGCTGATGAAAGAGCTCAGAGTAATGTTGGATGAGCTGGAAGCCCAGACGGGTCGCGACTATGAACTGACATCAGCCATTGGCACTGGCTGGGACAAAATCGAAGATGTGGATTATCGCGATGCTGCGCAGTACATGGATTACATCTTTGCCATGACTTATGACTTTTACGGTGGCTGGAACAATGAAACAGGTCATCAGACGGGCATTTATTGTGGTTCACACCTGAGTTCAGATGAATGTCAGGGTAACGGGTTAGATGAGCAAGGGAAGGCAAGAAAAGGCCCTGCTTATACCCTGGACAATGCAATTCAGTTACTGCTTAAGCAAGGTGTGCCCAGTGAAAAGCTGGTAGTTGGTGCAGCCATGTACGGACGTGGCTGGGAAGGTGTTTATCCGAACAATGCGCAAATTGCTGATAACCCGATGACCGCGCCGGCCAATGGTAAGTTGCGTGGTAGTACGTCACAGGGCGTTTGGGAAGCCGGTGTCATTGACTATAAAGGGCTCAAGGCACACATGATTGGCCGTGATGAGCTGGGCATCAATGGCTTTGAAGTGGGTTATGACACCACAGCCGAAGCGGCTTATGTTTGGAACCGTGATACAGGCACATTGGTGACCTATGACAGTCCGCGCTCCGTCAGAGCAAAAGGGCAATATGTCCGTGAACACAATCTGGGCGGCTTGTTTGCCTGGGAAATTGATGCGGATGACGGTGATATTCTCAATGCGATGCACGAAGGATTGGCCGGGAAAGTGACTGAGCCGGTACCAGTGAACAAAGCACCAGTAGTCACAATGCTGCCTAACCTGACGCTGGCGGCGGGTGACATTTATATTCTGACTGCCGATGCGCGCGATCCGGAAGGTAAAGCACTGACTTATCGCTGGTCTGGTGATGCTCAGCTGAATCTGCAAAGTGAGTATGACAGCGTTATCGTAACGGCACCAAATATCACTCAGGACGCGGTGTATACGGTTAACTTGCAGGTTTCCGATGGGGTGAACCAGGTACAGCGACAGGTCAAAGTACTGGTAAAAGCGCCGGTGGTTGAAAATAAAGCGCCAATTGTTGGAAATATCGCGAGTATTAGCCTGGATGAAAAGTCCAGCAAAACGCTGACCGTAAGTGCTACTGATCCGGAAGGCAAAGTACTGAGTTATCGTTGGAATGTGCCTGGTCACGCAATCAGCGGGCAGGGCGCATCTGTCACCCTGAACGCCTCTGAAGTAGATAAAACACAGACTGTGACTGGTACTGTGACCGTCAGCGATGGTGTCCATGAAGTGCAGCGTCAGTTTAACGTCACAGTGAAAAATCTGGCTGAAACGCCTGAACCGACGCCTGGGGATGGCAAAACCACCTGGGATGCCAACACAGTGTATGTAGGCGGTGATAAGGTGTTTTACAAAGGCGTTGAATATCGTGCTCGCTGGTGGACACGAGGAGCAACGCCTTCCAACGGGGGCGTGTGGCAGGAAATCATTCCAGACGATGGCAAAGTGCGAGCATGGCGCAGTGACCTGGTTTATACCGGCGGAGACAAAGTCTCACACGGCGGAGAAACCTGGCAGGCACGTTGGTGGACTCGAGGTCAGACGCCAGGTACTAACGGTGTGTGGCGCAAGCTATAA
- a CDS encoding Ig-like domain-containing protein, whose amino-acid sequence MYKLSPIASFLGAMSVFGATASTAPVSIHSDQQLESQLIEQLQQSTRFFQSRQARVQAGLEFKTHSRSKDGKHLRRSQYYQGVRVHGGEIVTHHDAQNLFSVWFSPQGDITGISGSVVPAPRLDSIVASIDEAQALSSAKSSISDLLLTHDEQVELVVYPYQSGFRLAYMVTFFAETEHAPSRPEFFIDAHSAEILSHVETLTHGKIGTGPGGNEKIGRHYYGEGKPKFYATERDDGRCALAHDDIRVIDMGHDISNTETFVFDCHENQHKSVNGAYSPLNDAMYYGKATLEMFDDWYSSRALEGDLVMRVHYRENYLNAFWNGKEVTFGDGNLSRYGVYPFTSLGVVAHEIAHGVTSQNSKLVYSSMSGGVNEAFSDMTSEALECFLNQDADGNCEVDWLIGASIFKNRTALRYMDDPTKDGKSIDHADDYTIGLDVHYSSGVFNKAFYLLSTTPGWGVKKAYEVMLHANKHYWVYNGNFESLACGVTDAAEELGYDIKDVGRAFKQVGVFACTENKAPEITITSPEEGSRFKINSALTFSADAQDDYGEVAKVTFIVNGEQYQTITEAPFEVRWQSDQTGIYQLSAIVEDNEGLRVTSDPVQFTLIDPSQCQTPQWQENQVYVQGNKAAFDGYEYTAKWWNRGQSPAHNSGSWGAWQRGVECSQTKEQPNQAPELIFLSPENNLEVKEGSRVAVALSATDQDGEVKEVLFSVNGQLLTELTRAPYVFNFNAQQAGEYTLSAVAVDDDGARSHVVTRTIKVAPSQGEVNAPEVVLTSPKNGSQFVPEQPIMLQVQASDKDGDLAQVRYFINGKQVASSNLEPFSASTTLSEAGTYELYAVASDKSGLQTRSATHQISIKAKAPGCRTRGWSAGTVYTAGDQVSYNGKLYQAKWWTRNQVPADYSSRWAVWKVIGECK is encoded by the coding sequence ATGTACAAATTATCACCCATAGCGTCTTTTCTCGGTGCGATGAGCGTATTTGGTGCCACAGCCAGCACAGCACCAGTGAGCATTCATAGCGACCAGCAACTTGAGTCACAGCTCATTGAACAATTGCAACAATCAACGCGCTTTTTCCAATCTCGTCAGGCACGTGTTCAGGCTGGCCTTGAATTTAAAACCCATAGCCGCAGTAAAGATGGCAAACACCTTCGTCGTAGCCAGTATTATCAAGGGGTCCGCGTACACGGTGGGGAAATTGTCACACATCATGACGCACAAAACTTGTTTAGTGTGTGGTTTTCACCGCAGGGGGATATCACCGGGATCAGTGGTTCAGTGGTGCCGGCTCCCAGGCTGGATTCAATTGTTGCGTCAATTGATGAAGCACAAGCACTGAGTAGTGCAAAGAGCAGTATTTCGGATCTATTGCTCACTCACGATGAGCAGGTTGAACTGGTGGTTTATCCTTATCAGAGCGGCTTTAGATTGGCATACATGGTCACTTTCTTTGCTGAGACAGAGCACGCCCCCAGCAGACCGGAGTTTTTCATTGATGCGCACAGTGCTGAAATCCTGAGTCATGTTGAGACTCTGACCCATGGAAAAATTGGTACGGGCCCCGGCGGCAATGAGAAAATCGGCCGTCATTATTACGGCGAAGGCAAGCCGAAGTTTTATGCGACTGAGCGTGACGATGGACGCTGTGCGCTGGCGCATGATGACATTCGTGTGATCGATATGGGACACGACATCAGCAATACCGAGACCTTCGTGTTTGATTGTCATGAGAACCAGCATAAGTCAGTCAATGGTGCCTATTCTCCCCTCAATGATGCCATGTATTATGGTAAAGCGACGCTGGAGATGTTTGATGACTGGTACAGCAGCCGTGCACTGGAAGGCGATTTGGTGATGCGGGTGCACTACCGCGAAAATTATCTCAACGCGTTCTGGAATGGCAAAGAAGTGACGTTTGGTGATGGCAACTTGTCTCGTTATGGCGTATATCCTTTCACATCGCTGGGCGTGGTCGCCCATGAAATTGCCCATGGTGTGACTTCGCAGAACTCAAAGCTGGTTTATAGCAGTATGTCAGGCGGGGTGAACGAGGCGTTTTCAGACATGACGTCGGAGGCATTGGAGTGTTTTCTGAATCAAGACGCCGATGGCAATTGTGAAGTGGATTGGTTAATCGGTGCCAGCATTTTCAAAAACCGTACAGCGCTGCGCTATATGGATGATCCAACCAAAGACGGCAAGTCTATTGATCATGCGGATGATTACACTATAGGGCTCGATGTTCATTATAGTTCTGGGGTATTTAATAAAGCTTTTTATCTGCTATCTACGACACCTGGCTGGGGCGTAAAAAAAGCCTATGAGGTGATGTTGCACGCAAACAAACACTACTGGGTGTACAACGGCAATTTTGAGTCGCTGGCTTGCGGTGTAACGGATGCGGCCGAAGAGCTGGGTTACGATATCAAGGATGTGGGCAGGGCATTTAAACAGGTCGGCGTGTTTGCCTGCACAGAAAATAAAGCCCCTGAAATCACCATAACGAGCCCGGAAGAGGGTAGTCGTTTTAAGATTAACTCAGCGCTGACTTTCAGTGCCGATGCGCAAGATGACTATGGTGAAGTTGCTAAAGTGACCTTTATTGTGAACGGAGAGCAATATCAGACAATAACCGAGGCGCCTTTTGAGGTGCGCTGGCAAAGCGATCAGACGGGTATCTATCAACTGAGTGCGATAGTGGAAGATAATGAAGGCTTACGTGTAACCTCAGATCCTGTGCAGTTTACGTTAATCGACCCGAGTCAATGTCAGACACCCCAATGGCAGGAAAATCAGGTCTATGTGCAGGGCAATAAAGCCGCCTTTGATGGCTATGAATACACTGCTAAATGGTGGAATCGCGGTCAAAGTCCTGCGCATAATTCGGGTTCCTGGGGAGCGTGGCAGCGCGGCGTTGAGTGTAGCCAGACTAAGGAGCAACCAAACCAGGCACCTGAACTGATCTTCTTGTCACCTGAGAACAACCTCGAAGTCAAAGAAGGTAGCCGGGTAGCGGTGGCACTAAGCGCAACCGATCAGGATGGTGAAGTGAAAGAGGTGCTGTTCAGTGTGAATGGCCAGCTATTGACTGAGCTTACCCGAGCACCTTATGTGTTTAATTTTAATGCTCAGCAAGCTGGCGAGTACACCTTGAGTGCTGTTGCAGTGGATGATGACGGTGCGCGCTCTCATGTTGTAACACGGACTATTAAAGTGGCACCAAGTCAGGGTGAGGTAAATGCGCCTGAGGTGGTTTTAACCAGCCCCAAAAATGGTAGTCAGTTTGTCCCTGAGCAGCCAATTATGCTTCAGGTTCAAGCGTCGGATAAAGATGGTGATTTGGCTCAGGTCCGATATTTCATTAACGGCAAACAAGTAGCAAGCAGCAATCTTGAGCCTTTCAGTGCGTCGACGACTCTGAGCGAGGCAGGGACCTACGAGCTGTATGCCGTGGCCAGCGATAAGAGCGGTTTGCAAACGCGTTCAGCCACGCACCAAATTAGCATCAAAGCGAAGGCACCAGGCTGTCGGACTCGTGGCTGGTCTGCTGGCACTGTATATACCGCTGGTGATCAGGTGAGCTATAACGGCAAACTGTACCAGGCAAAATGGTGGACACGTAATCAAGTTCCGGCTGATTACTCAAGCCGCTGGGCAGTGTGGAAAGTAATTGGGGAGTGCAAGTAA
- a CDS encoding ATP-binding protein, producing the protein MRHQGNVGLGLYMVFNLMTFVLSGEIKCISAPDKGCRFEMVFPADRA; encoded by the coding sequence ATTCGACACCAGGGCAATGTAGGGCTGGGTCTTTATATGGTGTTTAATTTGATGACTTTTGTACTGAGCGGCGAAATTAAGTGTATATCTGCGCCTGATAAGGGTTGTCGGTTTGAAATGGTCTTTCCGGCAGACAGGGCATAG